The DNA segment CTGTCCCAACATGGCACTCAGCTCGTATCCCGCCACGGTGCAAAACGATGGATTGGCGTAGGTGATATGACTCTTAGTGTCCGTAGTAGACAGTAAAATCCAATCGGCTGGATAGTCATATTCCCGCTGTGTCACTGGCAAATTCTTTCTCATGATAACCCTTGGATCTATTGTAAATTTATTATTCCATCGTCCATGAGTTATCCATCCTTGATCGCGTCCAATGACCCGTAATCGCTAAATCATCCCTCTTTTTCTTGTCTTCTGAGCACTGAGCATAGACTAGAAAATGTGCGATGTGTAACAAAACAGGAAACCAGCACAACAAGTTTACTACTAGGATTGCATTTGATAAGCGTTTTCATTTAGAATTAGCTCAATTCGTTTTGGAGTCCAAAAAATGTACGTTTGTCTCTGCCATGCCATCACAGATACGCAAATCAAAAACGCGGTAAGTCAGGGTGACTCTAGCCTTGCTGACGTTAAAAAGCGTTTAGGCGTTGCCGATCAATGCGGCAAGTGCGCAAGAATGGCCGTACAAATTATTCAGAACCAATTAGAAATTGAACCTAATTACTACGAAGTGGCTTAACTTCGAGCCTCCAGCTCCTTTTCTGTCAAACTAAACCTGTATTTCAATGCCTGTTCCTTGAGCGATGCCATCGCCTTAAAGGGGTTGTCGCAAATCTCAGCGCAGATGCCTATTTTGCGATAATTGTATGACCCCTTAATGACACATCCCACGTCCCCAAAAGCATTAATTCTTTGAGTTCAATGGGATGCATATTTTTACCGGCGAATTATCTGCGTGTTAATAAATACGCGGCTTCATTCAGCCAAGGGACTTCTTTCTTAACGAATCTCGGATTGTCCGCAAGCACATCCTGACAATCCAAGAGCTGGATTTCAAAATCGTCACTTATATGTGTTTCGACCCAAGTTGGCGACACCGCAAATGGCGGCCCACTTAAAGCGTCCTGCGGGTAATCTAAAGTCACCAATAAACCCACACTGCCCGAAGGCAATAACTGCGCTAATTGCTTGGCGTATTGCGCCCGCATACTCTCAGGCCAAGCAATCAAGGCGGCGCGATCATAAAA comes from the Shewanella seohaensis genome and includes:
- a CDS encoding bacterioferritin-associated ferredoxin, which gives rise to MYVCLCHAITDTQIKNAVSQGDSSLADVKKRLGVADQCGKCARMAVQIIQNQLEIEPNYYEVA